Proteins co-encoded in one Apodemus sylvaticus chromosome 6, mApoSyl1.1, whole genome shotgun sequence genomic window:
- the C6H2orf50 gene encoding uncharacterized protein C2orf50 homolog, whose product MGSQPRTTSAGYQVPATRQLASISAARDGPAAGGALASSCQGTPALGVQQDQLWRELVEAEARGQRRWAENWGFLKDYDPLGNKKEPRELPASVPFFSDIVPCSTSREVGSRVDTPLGRALSHMDFFFVEGTRKKKPEEELQPQ is encoded by the exons ATGGGCAGCCAACCACGAACCACATCAGCTGGGTACCAAGTGCCCGCTACCAGGCAGCTTGCCTCAATCTCCGCGGCCCGGGATGGCCCTGCAGCAGGCGGGGCTCTCGCCAGTAGCTGCCAGGGGACCCCAGCCCTGGGTGTGCAGCAGGACCAGCTGTGGAGGGAGCTTGTGGAAGCCGAAGCGAGAGGCCAGCGGCGCTG GGCTGAGAACTGGGGTTTCCTAAAAGACTACGACCCTCTG GGAAATAAGAAGGAGCCTCGGGAGCTGCCTGCCAGCGTGCCCTTCTTCTCAGACATCGTCCCCTGCTCCACAAGCCGGGAGGTGGGCAGCAGGGTGGACACGCCCCTGGGAAGAGCCCTCAGCCACATGGACTTCTTCTTTGTGGAAGGCACTCGGAagaagaagccagaggaggagcTGCAGCCGCAGTAG